A part of Rhopalosiphum maidis isolate BTI-1 chromosome 3, ASM367621v3, whole genome shotgun sequence genomic DNA contains:
- the LOC113555955 gene encoding protein pellino, with amino-acid sequence MVKRSDATEAKKNGTKHENAIKYGELIILGYNGQLTAGDKRRRRSKFVLWKRDIANGIKRSNHYVVPCPQNSHAVLDKNQHSISYTLSRTEAVIVEYVNDDQTDMFQVGRSSDSPIDFVVMDTNAEKNAAAINNLPIDNKKTAAASTISRFACRIICDRNNTNIARLYAAGFDSSRNIFLGEKATKWKDGEEIDALTTNGVLVMHPSGKFHKGNTEPGIWLEVSVCGKLFSLRGSRSAQLKGDMVEDSNNILTDGTLIDLCGATLLWRSAEGLSLSPSREYLKKLIERTNRERPTCPVGLYTLVFPHHSEDHATTVASSEVADIKQQPYAYLQCGHVQGRHAWGLNKDSNSRTCPMCLKVGGIAKLSMGIEASFYVQDKEKPDLYAFNPCGHVATEKTVKFWSNVGIPYGTNGFEAFCPFCAKLLEGYPGYVKLIFN; translated from the exons ATCTGATGCAACTGAAGCCAAAAAAAATGGCACGAAACATGaaaatgctataaaatatGGTGAACTGATTATACTggg gTATAATGGCCAATTGACGGCGGGTGACAAACGGAGGCGACGCAGCAAATTTGTGTTATGGAAACGTGATATTGCCAATGGGATAAAAAGATCAAACCATTATGTTGTTCCATGCCCTCAAAATTCACAT GCTGTTCTAGATAAAAATCAGCATTCAATTTCCTACACTTTATCAAGAACCGAAGCGGTAATAGTGGAATATGTTAATGATGATCAAACAGATATGTTCCAA GTTGGAAGATCCTCGGACTCGCCAATTGACTTTGTCGTTATGGATACAAATGCAGAAAAAAATGCAGCAGCTATCAATAATTTaccaattgataataaaaaaacagctGCAGCAAGTACTATATCAAGATTTGCGTGTCGCATAATTTGCGACAGAAACAATACAAACATAGCTCGATTATATGCTGCAGGATTTGATTCttctagaaatatatttttaggg gaaAAAGCAACTAAATGGAAAGACGGTGAAGAAATTGATGCACTTACTACAAACGGAGTGTTGGTTATGCATCCAAGTGGAAAGTTCCATAAGGGAAACACCGAACCTGGCATTTGGCTGGAGGTGTCGGTGTGTGGAAAGTTATTTTCTTTGCGTGGGTCTCGATCAGCCCAACTCAAAGGTGATATG gttgaagattcgaataatattttaactgatgGAACATTAATCGATTTGTGTGGTGCAACCCTACTATGGAGATCAGCAGAGGGGCTCAGCTTATCtcct agtagagaatatttaaaaaagctgATTGAAAGGACAAATCGTGAACGGCCTACGTGTCCTGTTGGTCTATACACATTAGTGTTTCCTCATCATTCGGAAGACCATGCTACTACGGTAGCATCTTCGGAAGTTGCAGATATAAAGCAACAGCCATATGCATATTTACAATGTGGTCATGTTCAGGGTCGTCATGCGTGGGGATTGAATAAAGACTCCAATAGTAGAACATGCCCAATgtgtttaaaa gttGGTGGAATTGCCAAGCTGAGTATGGGTATAGAGGCTTCATTTTATGTACAGGATAAGGAAAAACCAGATTTATATGCCTTTAATCCATGTGGTCATGTGGCTACAGAAAAAACCGTAAa attttggtCAAATGTTGGGATACCCTATGGGACAAATGGTTTTGAGGCATTTTGCCCATTTTGTGCAAAACTTCTTGAAGGGTATCCAGGTTATgtgaagttaatttttaactaa